A stretch of Pseudolysobacter antarcticus DNA encodes these proteins:
- the istB gene encoding IS21-like element helper ATPase IstB, whose protein sequence is MPTHDLVKTLHDLKMPAMAASLLSQFDDPASEERTFEDRLASLLKAECLRRADERAERFLRLAKCPAMADLALWQANGRTGLKRSMIDSLASCAWVDRTHNLLITGPSGIGKTFLACALGREAAKKNRSLAYWRLPALLDALHTAKEAGRLIDMRARLERTRLLILDDWLVDCPSQEDVQELRRVIETREGKASTLVASQYPIDAWHRRLGDPTLADGILDRLTSVAHRIALAGASMRRRAPDPMALDQGVVTLSEQPAEQHRRSARTGQ, encoded by the coding sequence ATGCCAACCCATGATCTCGTGAAGACCCTTCACGACCTGAAAATGCCTGCGATGGCCGCAAGCCTTCTTTCGCAGTTCGACGATCCAGCAAGCGAGGAGCGCACCTTTGAAGATCGCCTGGCGTCACTCTTAAAAGCTGAGTGTCTTCGTCGCGCTGACGAACGCGCCGAGCGTTTCTTGCGCCTGGCGAAATGTCCTGCAATGGCCGACCTTGCGTTGTGGCAAGCGAATGGGCGCACCGGTTTGAAGCGTTCGATGATCGACAGCCTGGCGAGCTGCGCGTGGGTGGACCGCACACACAATCTCCTGATCACCGGGCCCTCCGGGATTGGTAAGACATTTCTGGCGTGCGCGTTGGGGCGCGAGGCTGCAAAGAAAAATCGTTCGTTGGCATATTGGCGGTTGCCTGCATTGTTGGATGCGCTCCACACAGCCAAAGAAGCTGGTCGTCTGATCGACATGCGCGCTCGCCTGGAGCGCACGCGCCTGCTGATCCTTGATGACTGGCTGGTGGACTGTCCGTCGCAGGAGGATGTTCAGGAGTTGCGTCGGGTGATCGAAACGCGGGAAGGAAAGGCCTCGACGCTCGTGGCATCGCAATACCCGATCGACGCATGGCATCGCCGTCTGGGTGATCCGACGCTCGCGGATGGGATTCTCGACCGGTTGACGAGTGTCGCTCATCGCATTGCTCTCGCAGGAGCGTCGATGCGTCGCCGAGCGCCGGATCCGATGGCCCTGGATCAGGGTGTCGTCACGCTGTCAGAGCAACCCGCCGAACAACATCGGCGTTCTGCCCGAACTGGCCAATGA
- a CDS encoding leucine-rich repeat domain-containing protein, which produces MQNVTHQIQVDCDHGIRRIVGTGAVRIFAALALLVSIFTSMSLAQARPPDSEIYALETIGTSLNAYTTTGSSVWNNHHGWSTNTPPDDPCEGAWFGVQCDAGNHHIVGIVIPNNNVHGTLPDATVWANLPQLLYISLNNDFISGTIPDLSVLPNLLDFSIIGDSDVFGQFPAYLTGSIPSLAALTQLQTLRIGSNHLTGSIPDLSTLTNLQTIDVSSNQLTGTIPDLTNNTQLSLVSFRNNYLTGSLPALAQITFLMRFEAGGNYLTGTIPPIVSLQYLSRFYVNNNQLTGPMPDIHNMPAMNDLNLSYNQLSGPIECLGVAAPCSSGLSQLIAIDVSRNQLGGPFPTLDGLGNLQYFKVSYNRITGPIKAMPAQQQQMISEVCPNPMNLTAQPGIDDYWPSTIQGNPNPWWGPAGAYNSCDLILRAEFD; this is translated from the coding sequence ATGCAAAACGTCACTCATCAGATTCAAGTCGATTGCGATCACGGCATTCGCCGTATTGTCGGCACCGGCGCGGTCAGGATTTTCGCGGCCTTGGCATTGCTGGTCTCAATCTTCACTAGCATGTCGCTGGCGCAGGCGCGTCCGCCGGACAGCGAAATTTACGCGCTGGAGACCATCGGCACCAGTCTGAATGCCTATACCACCACCGGTTCCTCGGTATGGAACAACCATCACGGCTGGAGTACCAACACGCCGCCCGATGATCCGTGTGAAGGCGCGTGGTTCGGCGTGCAGTGCGATGCTGGCAATCACCATATCGTCGGCATCGTCATTCCCAACAACAATGTCCACGGCACGCTGCCCGACGCCACGGTTTGGGCGAACCTGCCGCAATTGCTCTACATCTCGTTGAACAACGACTTCATTTCCGGCACGATTCCCGACCTGAGTGTGCTGCCGAACCTGCTCGATTTCAGCATCATCGGCGACAGCGATGTGTTCGGACAGTTTCCGGCTTATCTAACTGGCAGCATTCCATCACTGGCGGCGCTGACGCAACTGCAGACCTTGCGTATCGGCAGCAACCATCTCACCGGCTCGATCCCGGATCTGAGCACGCTGACCAACCTGCAGACCATCGACGTCAGCAGCAACCAGTTGACGGGCACGATTCCCGACCTCACCAACAATACCCAGCTTAGCCTTGTCTCGTTCAGGAATAACTACCTCACCGGCAGTCTTCCGGCGTTGGCGCAGATCACTTTTTTGATGCGTTTTGAGGCCGGCGGCAACTATCTCACTGGCACCATCCCGCCGATCGTCAGTCTGCAATATCTGAGCCGCTTCTACGTCAACAACAACCAGCTGACCGGGCCGATGCCGGACATCCACAACATGCCGGCGATGAATGATTTGAACCTGAGCTACAACCAGCTCAGTGGTCCGATTGAGTGCCTAGGCGTGGCTGCGCCGTGCAGTAGCGGGTTGTCGCAACTGATAGCGATCGACGTCAGTCGCAACCAGCTTGGTGGGCCGTTTCCCACCCTCGATGGCCTCGGCAACCTGCAGTATTTCAAAGTCAGCTACAACCGCATCACCGGACCGATCAAGGCGATGCCGGCGCAACAACAGCAGATGATCAGCGAGGTTTGCCCGAACCCGATGAACCTGACTGCACAGCCCGGCATCGATGACTACTGGCCGAGCACGATCCAAGGCAATCCGAATCCGTGGTGGGGCCCGGCCGGTGCCTACAATAGTTGCGATCTGATCCTGCGCGCCGAGTTCGATTGA
- a CDS encoding DNA cytosine methyltransferase, translating into MSSIPERTLTAVDLFSGCGGLSCGLKDAGFRVIAAVEIDAKAQYTYALNHPTVRLYDQDIRKIDATELLRNVGLLPGELDLLAGCPPCQGFSRLRTRNQKTSVKDPRNNLVADFVRFVTVMLPKTVMLENVPALAKDGRFIRMCGQLRALGYKLIVHVLDAADYEVPQRRKRLILLASRIHEPTVAVRSIRRVTVRDAIFSLDAPSKTKDKLHSLPEKRTPEIRNLISLIPKDGGSRADLGPANQLECHKRTDGFSDVYGRMSWDSVSPTITSGCHNPSKGRFLHPSRNRNITLREAALLQGFPKDYRFDISHGKEAIALMIGNALPPPFIAAHANALREGIVAIKKLIL; encoded by the coding sequence ATGAGCAGCATCCCGGAACGAACCCTCACTGCTGTCGATTTATTCAGTGGCTGCGGTGGTCTGAGCTGCGGGTTGAAAGATGCGGGATTCCGTGTGATCGCCGCCGTCGAAATAGATGCCAAAGCGCAATACACATATGCTCTAAATCACCCAACTGTAAGGCTGTACGATCAGGATATCCGCAAAATTGATGCTACAGAACTATTGCGCAATGTGGGGCTGCTGCCAGGGGAGCTTGATCTTCTGGCTGGGTGTCCTCCATGCCAAGGTTTCTCACGCCTCAGGACGAGAAATCAGAAAACTTCGGTCAAGGATCCCCGTAACAATTTGGTTGCAGATTTCGTGCGTTTCGTAACAGTGATGTTACCTAAGACTGTCATGTTGGAAAATGTTCCTGCATTGGCGAAAGACGGTCGGTTTATACGCATGTGCGGTCAACTCCGTGCCTTGGGCTACAAACTGATTGTGCATGTATTGGATGCGGCGGACTACGAAGTTCCTCAGCGGCGAAAGCGACTCATCCTACTTGCGTCAAGAATTCATGAACCGACTGTTGCCGTTAGATCAATTAGGCGCGTGACGGTTCGCGACGCGATATTTAGTCTAGATGCTCCTTCAAAAACAAAAGACAAGCTTCATAGCCTTCCCGAAAAGCGGACACCAGAAATTCGAAATCTGATTTCGTTAATTCCTAAAGATGGCGGGAGCCGCGCAGATCTTGGTCCAGCGAACCAACTCGAGTGCCATAAGCGAACTGACGGCTTCAGCGACGTCTATGGTCGAATGAGCTGGGATAGCGTATCGCCAACTATTACGAGCGGTTGCCATAATCCATCGAAAGGAAGATTCCTGCATCCGTCACGCAATCGGAATATTACTTTGAGAGAGGCGGCCTTGCTTCAAGGCTTTCCAAAAGACTATCGGTTTGATATTTCTCATGGGAAGGAGGCGATTGCTCTTATGATCGGCAATGCGCTTCCTCCACCATTTATAGCGGCACATGCAAATGCTTTACGGGAGGGTATTGTGGCTATTAAAAAACTGATTTTATGA
- a CDS encoding alpha/beta fold hydrolase codes for MNPISTNAWLSAGNFFEHRGHRIFWRASGAPDAPVLLLIHGFPTSSWDWEALWPELAQRYRVVTLDMIGFGFSDKPRDYEYSILDQADIHEALLRHCDVSAYHILAHDYGDTVAQELLARSLEPGQRPQLASVCFLNGGLFPETHRPVLVQKLLLSALGPLIARLTSKRTLARSMARIFGPQTQPSPMLIDAFWQLMTLHDGLKILPLLIRYMPERRLRRARWVGALQQAGVPLKLIDGTHDPISGAHMVQRYRELIADPDVTELPGIGHYPQVEAPASVLAAYLEFRQKFLH; via the coding sequence ATGAATCCCATAAGTACAAACGCTTGGCTCAGCGCCGGCAATTTTTTCGAGCATCGCGGCCACCGCATCTTCTGGCGTGCGAGTGGCGCGCCTGACGCGCCGGTGCTTTTGCTGATCCACGGATTTCCCACGTCATCGTGGGATTGGGAAGCATTATGGCCCGAGCTGGCGCAGCGCTATCGGGTAGTAACGCTTGACATGATCGGCTTCGGATTTTCCGACAAGCCGCGCGATTACGAATATTCGATCCTCGATCAGGCGGATATCCACGAAGCGCTGCTGCGCCATTGCGATGTGAGCGCGTATCACATTCTCGCGCACGATTATGGTGATACCGTTGCGCAGGAATTGCTCGCGCGCAGTCTTGAGCCGGGCCAGCGTCCGCAGCTCGCCAGTGTGTGTTTTCTCAACGGCGGTTTGTTTCCTGAAACGCATCGCCCGGTGCTGGTGCAGAAGCTGTTGCTTTCGGCGCTCGGCCCACTCATCGCGAGGTTAACCAGCAAGCGCACCTTGGCGCGCAGTATGGCCCGAATCTTCGGACCGCAGACCCAGCCCAGCCCGATGCTGATCGATGCCTTCTGGCAGCTCATGACTTTGCACGATGGCTTGAAGATCCTGCCGCTGCTCATTCGCTACATGCCGGAGCGCCGGTTGCGGCGCGCGCGCTGGGTCGGCGCACTGCAGCAGGCCGGCGTGCCGTTGAAGCTGATCGATGGCACGCATGATCCGATCTCCGGCGCGCATATGGTGCAACGTTATCGCGAGTTGATCGCCGATCCCGATGTAACGGAATTGCCCGGCATCGGTCATTATCCGCAAGTGGAAGCGCCCGCCAGCGTGTTGGCTGCTTACCTCGAATTTCGCCAGAAATTTCTGCACTAA
- the istA gene encoding IS21 family transposase has translation MPRKYRSRAATHSDDHAEKLVGAVRKILSTALSDRDIAAAVGISKTTVRRYRVIVQAKGLTSDDLNALGVDALCATFNQANRGSPQRRNPNYGEIQKKMSRKGSTLQLLWELYREEDSANALSYPQFTANYRLYVKRLPTVMRQQHRAGERAFVDYSGQRASFFDPVAKKKVEVEVFIGVLGASNYLFATCTRTQQVPDWIHAHVAMLEFFGRVPHIIVPDNLKSAVTKTGSDPTIQRNYRDFADHYDIAILPARPYRPRDKAKAEVGVQIAQRWILARLRDEMFYSLEELNARMAELVHDLNGRPFKKMPGTRKERFDTIDAPAMRPLPARRYVYAEWVGEQTVPQDYHVLVRGHFYSVPHALVGSKVEARVLRDHIELFSKRTLVARHERQAGAGEHSTLPEHQTDAHREYAKRSPEAMITWATRIGPHLRDVVRHQLKRTQPVLGMPACDSLRRLAEEHGDKVLESAARRALEIRSPSLTSIRSILRTGLHKRSVPPDPFAMHANVRGADYYADKASP, from the coding sequence ATGCCACGAAAATACCGCTCGCGCGCCGCCACGCATTCGGATGATCACGCCGAAAAACTGGTGGGTGCTGTGCGCAAGATTTTAAGCACTGCGCTGTCCGACCGCGACATTGCCGCCGCGGTGGGCATCTCCAAGACGACGGTGCGACGATACCGTGTCATCGTGCAAGCCAAAGGCCTCACCAGCGATGACTTGAACGCGCTCGGTGTCGATGCGCTGTGTGCGACATTCAACCAGGCCAATCGCGGCTCACCCCAACGACGCAACCCGAACTACGGCGAGATCCAGAAAAAAATGTCCCGCAAGGGATCGACACTTCAACTTCTGTGGGAGCTGTATCGCGAGGAAGATTCCGCGAACGCTTTGTCCTATCCACAGTTCACCGCCAACTATCGGCTGTATGTCAAACGCCTGCCGACGGTCATGCGGCAGCAACACCGTGCGGGCGAACGCGCATTCGTGGACTATTCCGGCCAGCGCGCGTCGTTTTTTGATCCCGTTGCCAAGAAAAAGGTGGAAGTTGAAGTGTTCATTGGCGTGCTTGGCGCGTCGAACTACCTGTTTGCCACCTGCACGCGCACACAGCAGGTTCCGGATTGGATTCACGCCCATGTGGCGATGCTGGAGTTCTTTGGTCGCGTTCCACACATCATTGTGCCGGACAATCTCAAAAGTGCCGTGACCAAGACAGGTTCAGATCCTACGATCCAGCGTAACTACCGAGACTTTGCCGATCACTATGACATCGCCATCCTTCCCGCACGCCCCTACCGCCCACGCGACAAGGCCAAGGCCGAGGTGGGCGTTCAAATCGCGCAGCGGTGGATCCTGGCGCGGTTACGTGACGAGATGTTCTATTCCCTGGAGGAGTTGAACGCCCGCATGGCCGAACTCGTCCACGATCTCAATGGCCGACCCTTCAAGAAAATGCCGGGCACACGCAAGGAGCGCTTCGACACCATCGACGCACCAGCGATGCGCCCGCTGCCTGCGCGCCGATATGTGTATGCGGAATGGGTCGGAGAACAAACCGTGCCGCAGGACTATCATGTGCTCGTGCGCGGCCATTTCTATTCGGTGCCGCATGCCCTTGTTGGAAGCAAGGTCGAGGCGCGTGTATTGCGGGATCACATCGAGCTGTTCAGCAAGCGCACACTCGTCGCACGGCATGAGCGTCAAGCCGGCGCCGGGGAGCACAGCACGCTCCCTGAGCATCAGACCGATGCGCACCGGGAATATGCAAAGCGCTCACCCGAGGCGATGATCACGTGGGCGACCCGCATTGGCCCCCACCTGCGCGATGTCGTCCGGCATCAACTCAAACGCACACAGCCTGTGTTGGGAATGCCGGCCTGTGACAGCCTGCGTCGCCTCGCGGAGGAACATGGCGACAAGGTGCTGGAAAGCGCGGCGCGGCGTGCCTTGGAAATCCGATCACCCTCGTTGACCAGCATTCGCTCAATCTTGCGCACAGGTCTGCACAAACGATCCGTACCACCGGATCCGTTTGCCATGCACGCCAATGTCCGTGGTGCCGACTACTACGCGGACAAGGCTTCTCCGTAA
- a CDS encoding IS3 family transposase (programmed frameshift) — protein sequence MNRSARRSFDAAFKLQVVQMIRDQGLSVAQVCRDMNLVDSAVRRWREQYAAEQAGGAGLGKPLTAEQQRIRQLEIENRRLREDNDLLKKAFGLLCPGTEVIYRTITHWQPEAGITRLCRLFQVSRSGFYAARQRAQTAPVLCSTSVHLKSAFHASGGNYGSRRLCAALRTQGLTLGRHRVRRLMKRHGLRTHWKRQFVATTNSAHALPIAGNVLQRQFNPVATDRAWVADITYIRTRRGWLYLAAVLDLFSRKIVGWAMAPTLPAELVCAALQMAIAARQPKPGLIMHSDRGSQYASALHRQLLADHGLLSSMSRKGNCWDNAVMERFFLNLKMERVWQRDYANASEAINDITNYIVNFYNATRLHSTLGYRSPNEYERAAA from the exons ATGAACCGATCCGCCCGTCGCAGCTTTGATGCAGCCTTCAAACTGCAAGTAGTTCAAATGATTCGAGACCAAGGCCTGAGCGTGGCCCAGGTCTGCCGCGACATGAACCTGGTCGACAGCGCCGTGCGCCGCTGGCGGGAGCAATACGCCGCCGAGCAGGCTGGCGGTGCTGGCCTGGGCAAACCGCTGACGGCTGAACAGCAACGTATTCGCCAGTTGGAGATCGAGAATCGGCGATTGCGCGAGGACAACGACTTGCTAAAAAAAGCGT TCGGCCTTCTTTGCCCGGGAACTGAAGTGATCTACCGCACGATCACTCACTGGCAACCGGAGGCCGGCATCACCCGCTTATGCCGTTTGTTCCAGGTCAGCCGTTCGGGCTTCTATGCCGCCCGCCAGCGTGCGCAGACGGCCCCCGTCCTCTGCTCGACCAGTGTGCATCTGAAGTCCGCGTTCCATGCCAGCGGCGGCAACTATGGTAGTCGGCGACTGTGTGCGGCCTTGCGTACCCAAGGCCTGACGCTCGGGCGTCATCGCGTGCGCCGTCTGATGAAGCGTCACGGGCTGCGCACGCACTGGAAACGTCAGTTCGTGGCCACCACGAACAGCGCGCATGCCTTGCCGATCGCCGGCAATGTGCTGCAGCGCCAATTCAACCCCGTCGCCACCGACCGCGCGTGGGTGGCGGACATCACCTACATCCGCACGCGCCGTGGCTGGCTCTATCTGGCCGCCGTGCTGGATCTGTTCTCGCGCAAGATCGTGGGCTGGGCCATGGCGCCGACCCTGCCGGCCGAACTGGTGTGTGCGGCGCTGCAAATGGCCATCGCGGCGCGCCAACCCAAGCCTGGCCTGATCATGCATTCCGACCGCGGCAGCCAATACGCCAGCGCACTTCATCGTCAGTTGCTGGCCGATCACGGACTACTCAGCAGCATGAGTCGCAAGGGCAACTGCTGGGATAACGCGGTCATGGAACGCTTCTTCCTGAACCTGAAAATGGAGCGCGTCTGGCAGCGCGATTACGCCAACGCGTCCGAAGCGATCAACGACATCACCAACTACATCGTCAACTTCTACAACGCCACTCGGCTGCACTCCACACTCGGCTATCGCTCGCCCAACGAGTACGAACGAGCCGCAGCCTGA
- a CDS encoding helix-turn-helix domain-containing protein, whose amino-acid sequence MRKTGKSIHRSEFKVAIRCLVEIREKAGITQMDLAAKIKRTQTFVSAAERGIRRVDIVQLRDITHACGTDLVAFSRMLEEGIARMSAPVAAAKNPPRKGTR is encoded by the coding sequence ATGCGCAAAACAGGCAAGTCGATACATCGATCTGAGTTCAAGGTCGCGATCCGGTGTCTCGTCGAGATTCGGGAGAAAGCCGGGATCACGCAAATGGATCTGGCTGCTAAGATCAAGCGGACGCAGACCTTTGTCAGCGCGGCCGAGCGTGGCATCCGGCGCGTCGATATTGTCCAGCTCCGAGACATCACGCACGCGTGCGGCACGGACCTCGTTGCCTTTAGCAGGATGCTGGAGGAAGGCATTGCGAGGATGTCGGCGCCCGTTGCCGCGGCTAAGAACCCCCCCCGTAAAGGAACGCGGTAA
- a CDS encoding type II toxin-antitoxin system death-on-curing family toxin yields the protein MRQPLWLLREVVFAAHEQSLAHFGGGDGVRDVAMLDSALGKPLNLFAYGKPSLFDLAASYAYGIVKNHPFIDGNKRTGFIAGVVFLELNGYQFRASEVDSALQTFALAAGELSEAAFAEWLRVNSKRV from the coding sequence ATGAGGCAGCCGTTGTGGCTGCTGCGCGAAGTAGTGTTCGCCGCGCACGAGCAGTCATTGGCTCACTTCGGCGGTGGGGATGGCGTGCGTGATGTAGCGATGCTGGATTCCGCACTGGGCAAACCGCTGAATCTTTTCGCGTACGGCAAGCCCAGCCTGTTTGATCTGGCGGCGAGTTATGCCTACGGCATCGTCAAGAATCATCCTTTCATCGACGGCAACAAACGCACGGGTTTCATCGCGGGCGTCGTTTTTCTCGAACTCAATGGTTATCAGTTTCGAGCGAGCGAGGTGGATTCGGCGTTACAAACCTTCGCACTGGCTGCTGGCGAATTGTCCGAGGCAGCATTCGCCGAATGGCTGAGAGTCAATTCAAAACGCGTATAA
- a CDS encoding AbrB/MazE/SpoVT family DNA-binding domain-containing protein gives MVYELKLRKVGNSVGVILPKEVLAHLKVAEGDSLSVTEGPDDSLRVSLSRTEVTRQMDVVQDVMKRYRHTLRELAK, from the coding sequence ATGGTATACGAACTCAAACTTCGCAAAGTCGGCAATTCGGTAGGTGTGATTCTGCCGAAGGAAGTGCTCGCCCATCTCAAGGTTGCGGAGGGCGATTCGCTGAGCGTGACGGAAGGGCCGGATGACAGCCTGCGTGTGAGTCTGTCCAGAACCGAGGTCACACGCCAGATGGACGTGGTGCAGGACGTCATGAAACGCTATCGCCACACCTTGCGCGAACTGGCGAAATGA
- a CDS encoding ATP-dependent nuclease, translated as MSDGDAIKALVKVLQSMRPGGALKHYITHATFPKFKSLEPGTRVDFEFPLTALVGANGIGKSSLLHALWGMPKGYSTSRFWFSTDLDPIEENQKSPQRYFYGHWNESFNGIVETRKARLGKSHGRDYWEPYRLSKRDGMLPLPDGEFEGKAQDRWNPVTRLPVYINLKTTFGSFDRYFYFDNGQSAGDKRDVMLREARRLKTIVSTNKQSFKLGGIERVYENRMLSDHELLHVSRILGRDYDSARIVRHSLYPGNRGQDLSVIFRRTTEYSEAFAGSGEIAAVSAVIQVLEAPEYSLILLDEPETSLHPGAQRALLRFLLEQIKLKKHQIILSTHSSEFLFGLPHEAIKVFEDNGNMQSRILPRSSASAALKRLGKPPENKLRILVEDSLAQMLVRHAANGLDQGDSETLEVVVFPGGAESILKYHGPTEMVLGHEVFVLLDGDKRRKEKFSDPDQIPKANFALLGDILKTEIGCDPMLPIPGGNDNVGHTDAKIKAQLDYLRWLREHVDFLPKKLPEQIVLEAMHPNTSYENATAKKTKADFKSAMADGTDVTLSSLELLAIAKVKIAKIANENSDITKIRNQLKDWLHV; from the coding sequence ATGTCGGACGGTGATGCCATCAAAGCACTCGTGAAGGTTCTGCAGAGCATGAGGCCCGGTGGGGCTTTAAAGCATTACATTACACATGCGACCTTTCCGAAGTTCAAGAGCCTCGAGCCGGGAACGCGTGTTGATTTTGAGTTCCCGCTAACTGCGCTGGTCGGAGCGAACGGGATTGGAAAGAGCTCTCTCTTACACGCGCTTTGGGGAATGCCGAAAGGCTACTCGACTTCTCGATTTTGGTTTTCTACGGACCTTGATCCAATTGAGGAAAATCAGAAAAGTCCCCAACGCTACTTCTATGGCCATTGGAACGAATCGTTCAATGGCATTGTCGAGACACGCAAGGCACGCCTCGGGAAAAGTCACGGGCGAGATTACTGGGAGCCTTACCGTTTGAGTAAGCGCGACGGAATGTTGCCTTTGCCAGATGGTGAATTTGAAGGGAAAGCGCAAGATCGCTGGAATCCAGTGACGAGATTGCCGGTGTACATCAATTTGAAAACTACGTTCGGCTCGTTCGATCGTTATTTCTATTTCGACAATGGGCAGTCAGCTGGCGACAAGCGCGATGTGATGCTGCGTGAAGCTCGGAGGTTGAAAACGATTGTTTCTACAAATAAACAGTCTTTCAAACTTGGCGGGATAGAGCGCGTATATGAAAATAGGATGTTGTCGGACCACGAGTTGTTGCATGTGTCCCGAATTCTAGGACGCGACTATGACTCGGCTCGAATAGTCCGGCACTCTCTCTATCCTGGTAATCGTGGCCAAGATCTCAGCGTCATCTTCCGTCGGACCACGGAATATTCAGAGGCATTCGCAGGCAGTGGCGAAATCGCTGCAGTTAGTGCGGTGATCCAGGTGCTCGAGGCTCCGGAGTATTCACTCATACTCCTTGATGAGCCCGAGACCTCGCTTCATCCGGGGGCACAACGAGCACTCCTCCGTTTCTTGCTCGAACAGATCAAGTTGAAGAAACACCAGATTATACTGTCCACGCACTCGAGTGAGTTCCTTTTTGGTCTGCCTCACGAAGCGATTAAGGTTTTTGAGGACAATGGCAATATGCAATCACGTATTTTGCCTCGTAGTTCCGCCTCGGCGGCGCTGAAGCGACTCGGGAAACCACCCGAAAACAAACTACGTATCCTAGTCGAGGACTCACTCGCACAAATGTTGGTGCGACACGCCGCAAATGGCCTCGATCAGGGGGATTCGGAGACTTTAGAGGTCGTCGTCTTTCCCGGGGGCGCAGAATCTATACTGAAGTACCACGGCCCCACCGAAATGGTTTTAGGCCACGAAGTATTCGTGTTGCTGGATGGCGATAAGCGACGAAAAGAAAAATTCAGCGATCCGGATCAGATTCCCAAAGCCAATTTTGCGTTATTGGGCGACATACTTAAAACGGAGATTGGCTGCGATCCTATGCTTCCCATTCCGGGTGGTAATGATAACGTTGGACACACCGACGCAAAAATTAAGGCGCAGTTGGACTATCTACGCTGGTTGCGCGAACACGTAGACTTTTTACCCAAAAAATTGCCTGAGCAGATTGTGCTTGAGGCGATGCATCCTAATACTTCGTATGAAAACGCTACCGCCAAAAAAACAAAGGCTGACTTCAAGTCTGCAATGGCAGATGGCACGGACGTGACATTGAGCTCGCTGGAATTATTGGCTATTGCTAAAGTTAAAATTGCGAAGATCGCAAATGAAAATTCCGACATAACGAAGATTCGCAACCAACTGAAGGATTGGCTTCACGTCTGA
- a CDS encoding choice-of-anchor Q domain-containing protein produces MSLLSSRFRLPKPSIIFLPLLVLLLTSAGHAATITVGGACTLVDAINAAETDIAVGNCAAGAGNDDIVLTTDVVLSLASGTTGFEPTGLPPITTLITIHGNGHTISRAATAANFMLITVSSSGVLALDTVTLSGGSGTNTGAIENAGNLTLHNTTIANNHGQNCGGIINENILNVTGSLFVGNSSSGNAGAIFNYSGTAMLTNTTISGNSSAFGGGLNNSASFSTKPAAIATLDHCTVSGNTATFSGQNFLNQNDAQLTLKATLINGADNCQGNAPTIDGGLNFGSDGSCTGTAPLTGFDAALRNNGGPSMTHALLPGSSAIDIGAACGLTDQRGLLRDAHCDSGAFEYLDKIFGNGFEAP; encoded by the coding sequence ATGTCTCTACTTTCTTCTAGGTTTCGTTTACCGAAGCCATCGATCATATTTTTGCCTTTGCTGGTTTTACTGCTCACATCAGCCGGCCACGCGGCAACGATAACAGTGGGTGGCGCGTGCACGCTGGTGGATGCGATTAACGCGGCCGAGACCGATATTGCGGTCGGCAATTGTGCGGCGGGCGCGGGTAACGACGATATCGTGTTGACGACTGACGTCGTGCTTTCGCTAGCCAGCGGCACGACCGGTTTCGAGCCGACCGGGCTGCCGCCGATCACCACGTTGATCACGATCCACGGCAACGGCCATACGATTTCGCGCGCCGCCACGGCTGCCAATTTCATGCTGATCACCGTGTCCAGCTCCGGCGTTCTGGCATTGGATACGGTCACGCTCAGCGGCGGTTCCGGCACGAACACGGGTGCGATAGAAAACGCCGGAAACCTCACCCTGCACAACACCACCATCGCCAATAATCATGGCCAGAATTGCGGCGGTATAATCAACGAAAACATATTAAACGTGACGGGTTCGCTGTTTGTCGGTAACAGCTCATCGGGCAACGCTGGCGCGATTTTCAACTACAGCGGCACCGCGATGTTGACCAATACTACGATCTCCGGCAACAGCTCGGCGTTCGGCGGCGGGCTCAATAATAGCGCGTCGTTTTCGACCAAACCTGCGGCTATCGCCACGCTCGATCACTGCACGGTGAGCGGCAACACGGCGACGTTTTCCGGCCAGAATTTCCTCAATCAAAACGACGCGCAACTCACGTTGAAGGCGACGCTGATCAACGGCGCCGACAATTGCCAGGGCAATGCGCCAACGATCGACGGCGGACTCAATTTCGGTTCCGACGGTTCGTGTACCGGCACCGCACCATTGACCGGATTCGATGCCGCACTGCGCAACAATGGCGGCCCCAGCATGACGCACGCTTTGCTTCCAGGCAGCAGCGCCATCGATATCGGCGCTGCTTGCGGCCTCACTGATCAGCGCGGATTATTGCGCGATGCCCATTGCGATAGCGGCGCGTTCGAATATCTCGACAAGATCTTCGGCAACGGTTTTGAAGCGCCTTAG